The proteins below come from a single Erinaceus europaeus chromosome 20, mEriEur2.1, whole genome shotgun sequence genomic window:
- the USP28 gene encoding ubiquitin carboxyl-terminal hydrolase 28 isoform X10, protein MHEATSAETKRSKRKRCEVWGESPNPNDWRRVDGWPVGLKNVGNTCWFSAVIQSLFQLPEFRRLVLSYNLPQNVLENCPSHTEKRNIVFMQELQYLFALMMGSNRKFVDPSAALELLKGAFRSPEEQQQDVSEFTHKLLDWLEDAFQLAVNVNSSPRNKSENPMVQLFYGTFLTEGIRDGKPFCNNETFGQYPLQVNGYHNLDECLEGAMVEGDIQLLPSDHAVKYGQERWFTKLPPVLTFELSRFEFNQSLGQPEKIHNKLEFPQIIYMDRYMYRSKELIRSKRQCIRKLKEEIKILQEKLERYVKYGSGPARFPLPDMLKYVIEFASTKPASESSASQSDAPMPLPLSSVHCPVSDLASNESTSKDSSSQDVEDTFSSSEDFVHEPKPLTSSRSSLEMPAHPAPRTVTSEEISFVKTCLQRWRSEIEQDIQDLKNCIASTTQNIEQMYSEPQLRQVPYRLHAVLVHEGQANAGHYWAYIYNQPRQVWLKYNDISVTESSWEELERDSYGGLRNVSAYCLMYINDKLSPFPPETSLKESDQMLEEVEALSVELKHYIQEDNWRFEQEVEEWEEEQSCKIPQIESSTSSTSQDFSTSPEPPVTSAHGVRCLASEHAVIVKEQTAQAIANTARAYEKSGVEAALCEEAEPKKPMPLEASPAEQSEQPPEASDAEATAQPKSEVSEVEIPSVGRILVRSDADGYDEEVMLSPAMQGVILAIAKARQTFDRDGSEAGLIKAFHEEYSRLYQLAKEAPTSHSDPRLQHVLVYFFQNEAPKRVIERTLLEQFADKNLSYDERSISIMKVAQAKLKEIGPDDMNMEEYKKWHEDYSLFRKVSVYLLTGLELYQTRKYQEALSYLVYAYQSNATLLMKGPRRGVKESVIALYRRKCLLELNAKAASLFETNDEHSVTEGIHVMNELIIPCIHLIINNDISKDDLDAIEVMRNHWCSYLGKDIAENLQLCLGEFLPRLLDPSTEIIVLKEPPTIRPNSPYDLCSRFAAVMESIQGVSAVTVK, encoded by the exons TCTCTCTTTCAATTGCCTGAATTTCGTAGACTCGTTCTCAGTTATAATCTGCCACAGAATGTGCTGGAGAATTGCCCGAGTCACACG gaaaagagaaacattGTGTTCATGCAAGAGTTGCAGTATCTGTTTGCTCTGATGATGGGATCAAATCGCAAGTTCGTGGACCCTTCGGCAGCCCTGGAGCTCTTAAAGGGAGCATTCCGGTCACCTGAGGAACAGCAG cAAGATGTGAGTGAATTCACACACAAGCTCCTGGACTGGCTAGAAGACGCGTTCCAGCTAGCCGTCAATGTGAA caGCAGTCCCCGGAACAAATCTGAAAATCCAATGGTGCAGCTATTCTATGGCACTTTCCTCACAGAAGGGATTCGTGACG GAAAACCCTTCTGTAACAATGAGACCTTCGGCCAGTACCCCCTACAGGTAAACGGTTATCACAACTTGGATGAGTGTTTGGAAGGAGCCATGGTGGAGGGTGACATTCAGCTGCTGCCTTCTGACCATGCTGTGAAGTATGGACAAGAG CGTTGGTTTACAAAACTACCTCCAGTGTTGACCTTTGAACTCTCAAGATTTGAGTTCAACCAGTCCCTTGGTCAGCCAGAGAAAATTCACAATAAGTTGGAATTTCCTCAGATTATTTATATGGACAG GTACATGTACCGGAGCAAAGAGCTTATTCGAAGTAAGAGACAATGTATTCGAAAgttgaaggaagaaataaaaattcttCAGGAAAAGCTGGAAAG GTATGTGAAGTATGGCTCAGGTCCGGCTCGGTTCCCACTCCCAGACATGTTGAAATACGTTATTGAATTTGCCAGTACCAAGCCTGCCTCAGAGAGCTCTGCCTCTCAAAGTGATGCTCCTATGCCACTACCACTTTCTTCAGTGCACTGCCCAGTTTCCGACCTGGCATCCAATGAAAG TACAAGTAAAGACAGCTCTTCTCAGGATGTTGAAGATACCTTTTCTTCTTCTGAAGATTTTGTACATGAGCCTAAGCCGCTGACATCTTCCCGGTCTTCCTTGGAAATGCCTGCACACCCTGCTCCTAGGACTGTGACCAGCGAGGAGATAAGCTTTGTAAAGACCTGTCTCCAGAGGTGGAGGAGTGAGATTGAGCAAGATATACAGG ATTTAAAGAACTGCATTGCAAGCACCACCCAGAATATTGAACAGATGTACAGCGAACCTCAACTTCGTCAG GTGCCTTATCGCTTGCATGCTGTTCTTGTTCACGAAGGACAAGCAAACGCTGGACACTATTGGGCCTACATCTATAATCAACCCCGACAAGTCTGGCTCAAGTATAATGACATCTCTGTCACTGAATCTTCCTGGGAAGAACTTGAACGTGATTCATATGGAGGCCTGAGAAATGTTAGCGCTTACTGTCTGATGTACATTAACGACAAgctgtcccccttccctccag AGACAAGCTTGAAGGAGTCAGATCAGATGTTAGAAGAAGTGGAGGCCCTGTCTGTGGAGCTCAAGCATTACATTCAGGAAGATAACTGGAGGTTTGAACAGGAGGTAGAGGAATGGGAGGAAGAGCAGTCTTGCAAGATCCCGCAGATCGAATCCTCCACCAGCTCGACTTCGCAGGATTTCTCCACATCACCAG AGCCTCCTGTTACTTCAGCCCATGGGGTTCGCTGCTTAGCCTCTGAGCATGCGGTGATTGTGAAGGAGCAGACCGCCCAGGCAATTGCAAACACGGCGCGGGCCTATGAGAAGAGTGGCGTCGAGGCAGCACTGTGTGAG GAAGCTGAACCCAAGAAGCCCATGCCCCTGGAAGCCAGCCCTGCAGAGCAGTCAGAACAGCCCCCAGAGGCCAGCGATGCAGAGGCCACGGCCCAGCCTAAGTCTGAGGTCTCTGAAGTCGAGATTCCCAGTGTGGGAAGGATTCTGGTTAGATCTGATGCAGATGGATATGATGAGGAG GTGATGCTGAGCCCTGCCATGCAAGGGGTCATCCTGGCCATTGCTAAAGCCCGGCAGACCTTTGACCGGGATGGGTCTGAAGCAGGGCTTATTAAG GCCTTCCACGAAGAATACTCCAGGCTCTATCAGCTTGCAAAAGAGGCCCCCACCTCCCACAGTGACCCCCGACTTCAACACGTGCTTGTTTATTTCTTTCAAAACGAAGCACCCAAGAGGGTAATAGAACGGACCCTTCTGGAACAGTTTGCAGATAAAAATCTCAGCTATGATGAAAG ATCTATCAGTATTATGAAGGTGGCTCAGGCTAAGTTGAAGGAGATTGGTCCAGATGACATGAACATGGAGGAGTACAAG AAGTGGCACGAAGATTACAGTTTGTTCCGAAAGGTGTCCGTGTATCTCTTGACAGGCCTGGAGCTCTATCAAACAAGAAA GTACCAGGAGGCACTCTCCTACCTGGTGTACGCCTACCAGAGCAACGCGACGCTGCTGATGAAGGGGCCACGGCGGGGCGTGAAGGAGTCAGTGATCGCCTTGTACCGGAGAAAGTGCCTCCTG GAGCTGAACGCAAAAGCAGCTTCTCTCTTTGAAACAAACGATGAGCACTCGGTGACAGAGGGCATCCATGTGATGAATGAGCTGATCATTCCCTGCATTCACCTCATCATTAATAATGACATCTCCAAGGACGACCTGGATGCCATTGAGGTCATGAGAAACCACTGGTGCTCCTACCTGGGGAAAGATATTGCAG AAAATCTGCAGCTGTGCCTTGGGGAATTTCTACCCAGGCTTCTAGACCCTTCTACAGAAATCATTGTTTTGAAAGAGCCTCCAACAATCCGACCCAACTCTCCTTATGACCTTTGTAGCCGCTTTGCAGCTGTCATGGAGTCAATTCAAGGGGTCTCAGCTGTGACGGTGAAATAA
- the CLDN25 gene encoding putative claudin-25: MGWTSQGQAQLGGLLLSLLGWALSCATTSLPQWKTLNLELNEMETWVMGLWEACVNQEEVATVCKAFESFLSLPRELQVSRILMVTSHGLGLLGILLSGLGSECVQLQRVGCVFKRRLCLLGGTLEAAASATTLFPISWVAYATVQDFWDTSIPEIVPRWEFGDALYLGWAAGVFLAIGGLLLILSTCLGKEDLSLPRMAGFTVAPSCVPAQELDSSSLSPRLRNQFI, translated from the coding sequence ATGGGCTGGACTTCCCAGGGGCAAGCCCAGCTCGGAGGCCTGCTTCTCTCCCTGCTTGGCTGGGCCCtctcctgtgccaccaccagcctgcCGCAGTGGAAGACCCTCAATCTAGAACTGAACGAGATGGAGACCTGGGTCATGGGGCTCTGGGAGGCGTGCGTGAACCAGGAGGAGGTGGCCACAGTATGCAAGGCCTTCGAATCCTTCTTGTCTCTACCCCGGGAGCTCCAGGTATCCCGCATCCTCATGGTCACCTCCCACGGGCTGGGACTCTTGGGGATTCTGCTCTCTGGTCTGGGATCTGAATGCGTCCAGCTTCAAAGGGTCGGATGTGTGTTTAAGAGGCGGCTCTGCCTCCTGGGAGGGACTTTGGAGGCTGCAGCTTCAGCTACAACCCTCTTCCCCATCTCCTGGGTGGCCTATGCTACTGTTCAAGACTTCTGGGACACCAGCATCCCTGAGATCGTACCCCGCTGGGAGTTTGGAGATGCCCTCTACCTGGGCTGGGCTGCTGGTGTTTTCCTggccattggtgggctgctcctCATTCTCTCCACCTGCCTGGGAAAAGAAGATTTGTCCTTGCCTCGGATGGCTGGCTTCACAGTCGCCCCTTCCTGTGTCCCAGCACAGGAACTTGACAGCTCCTCTCTCTCACCCAGACTTAGAAACCAGTTCATCTAG